A segment of the Streptomyces sp. NBC_00376 genome:
CCGTGTGATCCGGGCCCCAGGAGGGTCGTGGCCCGGATCTCCGAGGCTAACGCGACGCAGCTCCGAGACCGACGCGGCGCCCGGACTTCCGGTCGCGGAGGGGGTGCACAAGCGTTTACCCTGGGGGTGAACGTGTGTACACCTCCGCGTCGCGCTTTCGCGCCCCGCACGACGCCCTCGCAGCCGAGCACCGTACGGAGAGCCATGCCCGCGGACATACCCGCCCCGGCCACCGCCACCGCTGAGGCGCCGCACCCCCGCTTCGCCGTCGGTGTGCTGGCGTTCTGCGGTGTCGTGGTCGCGGTGATGCAGACGATCGTCGTCCCGCTGCTCCCGCACATCCCGGCCCTCACCGGCGCGACCCCGGCCGCCGCGAGCTGGCTGGTCACCGTCACCCTGCTCACCGGCGCCGTCTTCACGCCGGTCCTGGGCCGGGTCGGTGACATGTACGGCAAGCGGCGGGTGCTCGTCGTCTCGCTCCTGGTGCTGGTGGTGGGCTCGGTCCTGTGCGCGGTCAGTTCCCACATCGGGGTACTGATCACCGGCCGCGCCCTGCAGGGTGCGGCGCTCGCCGTCCTGCCGCTGGGCATCAGCATCCTGCGGGACGAACTCCCGCCCGAGCGGGTGCTGTCCGCCGTGGCGCTGATGAGCTCGACGCTCGGCATCGGCGCGGCGATCGGGCTGCCGGTCGCCGCCCTCGTCGTCGAGAACTTCGACTGGCACACGATGTTCTGGGTCTCGGGTGCGATCGGCGTCATCGACATCGCGCTGGTGCTGTGGTGCGTACCGGAATCCCCGGTCCGCACCCGTGGCCGCTTCGACGCCCTCGGTGCGCTGGGGCTGTCCGGGGCCCTGGTCTGCCTGCTGCTCGCGGTCACCCAGGGCGCCGGCTGGGGCTGGACCTCGGCCCGGACGGTCGGCCTGCTGGTGGCGGCCGTCGTCGTGGCGCTGATCTGGGGCGCGTACGAGCTCCGGGTGGCGTCGCCCATGGTCGACCTGCGGGTCTCGGCCCGCCCGGCGGTCCTGCTCACCAACGTCGCGGCCCTGCTGATCGGCTTTGCCTTCTACGCGAACTCCCTGGTCACCGCGCAGATGGTGCAGGAGCCGAAGGAGACGGGGTACGGGCTGGGCGCCTCGCTCGTCGTCAGCGGCCTCTGCCTGCTGCCGGGCGGTGTGATGATGGTGGTGCTCTCACCGGTCTCGGCGCGGATCTCCGGGAAGTACGGCCCGAAGGTCAGCCTGGCGCTGGCGGCCGGGGTGATCGGCACCGGTTACGTGGTGCGGTACTTCACCAGCCACAACCTCTGGCTGATCATCGCCGGTGCGACGGTCGTCGCCTCGGGCACGGCCATCGCGTACTCGGCACTTCCCGCGCTGGTCATGCGGGGCGTCCCGGTGAGCGAGACCGGTGCGGCCAACGGCCTCAACACACTGAT
Coding sequences within it:
- a CDS encoding MFS transporter, with product MPADIPAPATATAEAPHPRFAVGVLAFCGVVVAVMQTIVVPLLPHIPALTGATPAAASWLVTVTLLTGAVFTPVLGRVGDMYGKRRVLVVSLLVLVVGSVLCAVSSHIGVLITGRALQGAALAVLPLGISILRDELPPERVLSAVALMSSTLGIGAAIGLPVAALVVENFDWHTMFWVSGAIGVIDIALVLWCVPESPVRTRGRFDALGALGLSGALVCLLLAVTQGAGWGWTSARTVGLLVAAVVVALIWGAYELRVASPMVDLRVSARPAVLLTNVAALLIGFAFYANSLVTAQMVQEPKETGYGLGASLVVSGLCLLPGGVMMVVLSPVSARISGKYGPKVSLALAAGVIGTGYVVRYFTSHNLWLIIAGATVVASGTAIAYSALPALVMRGVPVSETGAANGLNTLMRSIGQAFCSATVAAVLANITFRVGGRTAPTLHAYQLVFLIAGGAALAALLVTLCLPGGRTPATGTVEEHRDVPADRKGGARTTPIQEGA